Part of the Brassica oleracea var. oleracea cultivar TO1000 chromosome C8, BOL, whole genome shotgun sequence genome is shown below.
ATCCATATAGACATAATCCAAATTTTGTTGATCTACTAAATAGTCAACAAGATATTGCCTTTGGTTCCTATGAAGATAGTGTCGAGCTATCTTCAAGCCAAGTTCCTTTTCTTCCCACTCAAGGTACAGCTGATTCGAACTTCGTTGGAAACACTCCTCCTGACTGTAAAGAACGAAGGAAGTGGACGCCTTCGGATGATATGTTGCTCATTAGCTCGTGGTTAAACACGAGCAAAGATGCAGTGGTTAACAATGAGCAAAAATTAGGCGCTTTCTGGTCAAGAGTAGCAGCGTATTTTTCAGCGAGTCAGGTCTCTGGAGGTGAACATAGAGAGGCAAATAATTGTAAGCATCGATGGCACAAGATAAATGAACAAGTTTGCAACTTCTGTGGAGCCTATGAAGCTGCAACAAGGGAGAGAAGTAGTGGCCAGAACGAGAATGATGTGGTGAAACGTGCTCATGAAATTTTTTACAACAACCATAAGAAGAGATTTCTCCTTGAACATGCTTGGAAGGAGCTGAAGAACGACCAGAAGTGGTGTGAGCTTTCATCTTCCAAAAACGCAGGAAGCTCAAAAAAAAGAAAGGTTGATGAGGACGGGGCAGATTGTTCAAGCTCTCAACCAACTGAAACAATGCGTCCAGAGGGTGTTAAAGCCGCTAAGGCCCGTGGTAAGAAGACAGTGGTTGAGGAGAATACGCGGAAGGAGAATGCGGTCAAGGAGTTTCAGTCTATGGTGTCATTAATCCATCTCTCTCCATTGTCTCTCTAAACCAAGTCTATTTTCTATTCTCTCATCTCTCTTCATTCTCTCCATTATCTTTCTCAAAAAAAATCTATCTCATGGCATCTTCTTCTCACAACAATTATCAAGACTCGTTTGATGAAGAGTATGATCAATTTTTTGATCAATATTTGGATCAGACATTCGAGAATTTAATCATTGCTAACGGTGATCAAGAAGGCGAAAAGAAGACAAGAAAAAAAAGAGTTTTTATCGAAAGAAACCGTGAAGATGGTCATTTCCGGTTGTGGAATGATTATTTTAGTGACGCTCCAACGTATCCAGAAAATCTATTCCGACGACGATTTCGAATGAACAAACCATTGTTTATGCATATTGTTGATCGTCTCTCAAATAAAGTTCAATTCTTTCGTCAGAAGAAAGACGGTCTCGGAAGGCTTGGTCTCTCTACACTTCAGAAGTGTACGGCAGCTATTCGTGTGTTGGCATAAGACTTAACTCCTGGACGACCTTCTCGTTAGTCGTCCATAAGACTTAACTCCTGGACAACCTTCTCGTTAGTCGTCCAGAAGACTATCTATCTGCGTATCTGTTATGACTTTGTGTTATGAACTTCTCTGTATTAAGAATTTATCTGCTTATCTGTTATGGGTTTACGTTCTTAAATTTATATGTCTTATGAACTTAATTGTGAAATTGCAACTTAAAAAAACAACAACTCCACCATTAGATTAGATCATCCGAAAGGTTACAACACTACCAAACTAATTTCCTACGAAATGATAGTTTGGTAGGAGGATAAGTTTACAAAAAACTACATCCTATCCTCACCCTTTTACAAAAACAACACCTTCCTAATCTGTCATACAAAAACAACACCTTCCTCATCTGTCATACAAAAGAACATTTCATCCCACAAGTTCAAGTACAAATAAAACATCATTAACCTTGCTCGTCATAAGTTCTCAGGGTCTCATCATTGTCTTCGTTCACTTTTGAATGGCCTTCAGGAGTCTCCTTAAATATATCCAACGCCATCTTCTCCCTTATAGCCTTCGCGTTCTTGGTACAAAACTCTGGAGGAAATGATATCCCAAGAACATGACATTCGATGTACTTCAGAGCGAACACGCCACAGTCACCAGCTCGGGACTGAGGTACTCAAACGGTAACTCTCTCATATGTGTATGGCTCCAGTGTGTGTTGGACACGTTCTTCGTCAGAGCCAGCGCACTCAACAAGCAGATAAGGGACCATTGTGACGAAAGGCTCCATGAGCTCATCGAGTTCTACAGCTCTAATATGTGATATAATGATGTCCCAGACGACTATGTGCTTCTTAGGGATCAATATCCAAATAGCAATCCAATGCTCGTTCCTGAAGTTCACTGGCACATAAATATCATCCACATCCAACCCCCAAACCTTCATAGATTGGCAAAATAATGGTACAATGCCTGCATGATAATTCCACGCCCCACCAGGGAGTCTTCTTCCTAAGTCGTTGATGTCGTCCTCGTCGCTCTTAAATTCCCGGTACTTGTGGGACAACTGCCGAGAAAATACATGATCAAGAAACACAGTCTCTCGCTCCTGAAATGATGTGGATTATCTTGGTACCGTTGCCTCAGTACATTAATAAAAGCATCCATATGCTGCATATAAAACATTACAAGTCAGAGATACTTATCAGACGACTTACGCTTAAGTCGTCTAGTAAGTCTTCTGTTATGTCTTCTAGAGAAGACTTATCAGACGACTTCCGGAAAAGTCGTCTGATATGTCTTCGCTAGAAAACATAACAGAAGACTAATTGGTAAATCGTCTGTTAAGTCTTCTAGAGAAGACATAACTACTGGTAAGGGGAATAATTAATAAATTTTATATTTTAAAAAAAAATTATGTTTAATATTTTTTTATTGTTAAGCAACTTAAGTTAAGCAACTACCAATAAACCAATATCATTAAGTGTTTCTTAAGATTATCTCTTATCTTTACTTTAATACTTAAATATTCATTAACAACCACTTAAGCAACACTAGCAATAAACATGCTCTTAGTTTCCCCAGTTAATTCTTAATCCTGCCATAAACCGCTGGCCAAAACAGTGCAAAAAGGGTAAATAATCTTAAAAGTAATGAACAACCTCGTCCGTAACCTTCTTCGAAAGAACAAATCTCAGCCACACGATCAAAATCTCGATC
Proteins encoded:
- the LOC106309342 gene encoding glutathione S-transferase T3-like: MDSNPYRHNPNFVDLLNSQQDIAFGSYEDSVELSSSQVPFLPTQGTADSNFVGNTPPDCKERRKWTPSDDMLLISSWLNTSKDAVVNNEQKLGAFWSRVAAYFSASQVSGGEHREANNCKHRWHKINEQVCNFCGAYEAATRERSSGQNENDVVKRAHEIFYNNHKKRFLLEHAWKELKNDQKWCELSSSKNAGSSKKRKVDEDGADCSSSQPTETMRPEGVKAAKARGKKTVVEENTRKENAVKEFQSMVSLIHLSPLSL